One part of the Nitrospirae bacterium CG2_30_53_67 genome encodes these proteins:
- a CDS encoding protein-(glutamine-N5) methyltransferase, release factor-specific, producing MIPDLCLEQDARMWMAWAENLLCSSGVPNPRVDAEAIMASALGMGRLDLYLDPRTLKESERGNFFDLVKRRCSREPLQYILGEVSFYGRSFHVTPDVLIPRPETELLVEACLGRIKSPRRILDVGTGSGCIAVTLACERPEAIVLAVDSEENALSVALSNARRHEVLDRVQILCGDLATAIGSGCRADLIVANLPYIPLPAFDRLQTEVRDFEPESALCGGEDGLLLIRRLIADLPRLLQPAGLIALEIGEDHGEAVQSLFEETRSFGKVEVIQDLSGRNRMAFAVRTR from the coding sequence ATGATCCCTGATTTGTGTCTTGAACAAGACGCCCGTATGTGGATGGCATGGGCCGAGAATCTTCTCTGCTCCTCGGGTGTTCCGAATCCGAGAGTCGATGCCGAAGCCATCATGGCCTCGGCGCTCGGTATGGGCCGGTTGGACCTTTATCTTGATCCAAGGACTCTCAAGGAGTCTGAACGGGGAAATTTTTTCGATCTGGTAAAACGAAGGTGCAGCCGGGAACCTCTGCAGTATATCCTGGGCGAAGTCTCATTCTATGGGCGCAGCTTTCATGTAACCCCTGATGTCCTGATCCCCCGGCCGGAAACCGAACTCCTGGTCGAAGCATGCCTGGGACGCATCAAGAGTCCCCGCCGCATCCTGGATGTGGGCACAGGGAGCGGGTGCATCGCGGTGACCCTGGCGTGCGAGCGCCCGGAGGCCATCGTACTGGCCGTGGACTCGGAAGAGAACGCCCTCTCCGTAGCCCTAAGCAATGCCCGGCGGCATGAAGTCTTAGACCGCGTTCAGATCCTCTGCGGAGATCTGGCGACAGCCATCGGCAGCGGCTGCAGGGCCGACCTAATTGTGGCCAACCTTCCGTATATCCCTTTGCCGGCATTCGATAGACTTCAGACAGAGGTGAGGGATTTTGAACCGGAGTCTGCCCTTTGCGGCGGCGAAGACGGCCTGCTGCTGATCCGGCGGTTGATCGCGGATCTCCCCCGCCTGCTGCAGCCCGCAGGACTGATCGCCCTGGAGATCGGAGAAGACCATGGAGAAGCCGTACAGTCCCTGTTTGAAGAAACTCGTTCATTCGGGAAGGTTGAAGTGATCCAGGACCTTTCCGGCCGTAACCGCATGGCCTTTGCTGTCAGAACCCGTTGA